From Rhodothermaceae bacterium, one genomic window encodes:
- a CDS encoding phosphoribosylanthranilate isomerase → MSCKVKICGLTTLADARFCAGAGTDYLGFIQHLPSPRYIPPEKANEIKEWIYGPQTVGVFVNADAETVNQSCETARFDLIQLHGDESPAYCRRMTRPIIKAFPVRPNDTVRSLSRILTAYEDCVETFLLDTWHPDLPGGTGKSFDWSVAKDLASDFPIILAGGLDVDNVQDALETVSPWGMDVSSGLEDAPGRKNFDLVTKFFDLISENDPDL, encoded by the coding sequence ATGTCGTGTAAAGTAAAAATTTGTGGACTGACGACTCTGGCGGATGCACGATTTTGTGCCGGAGCCGGAACTGATTACCTAGGTTTCATCCAGCATCTTCCTAGCCCACGATATATTCCGCCGGAAAAGGCAAACGAGATCAAGGAATGGATCTACGGTCCGCAAACGGTTGGAGTATTCGTGAATGCGGATGCAGAAACGGTCAATCAAAGCTGCGAAACCGCACGATTTGATCTGATCCAATTGCATGGAGATGAGTCTCCGGCGTACTGCAGACGTATGACACGCCCGATCATTAAGGCATTTCCTGTCCGGCCCAATGACACCGTCCGGTCACTTTCAAGAATTCTGACCGCCTATGAGGATTGTGTAGAGACCTTCCTCCTGGATACTTGGCATCCTGATTTGCCCGGTGGAACAGGAAAATCTTTTGACTGGAGTGTTGCAAAGGATCTAGCATCCGATTTTCCCATTATCTTAGCAGGTGGTCTAGACGTTGACAATGTTCAAGATGCTCTGGAAACTGTGTCCCCATGGGGTATGGATGTATCCAGCGGGCTTGAGGATGCCCCGGGGCGTAAAAACTTTGACTTGGTAACCAAATTCTTTGACTTAATTTCGGAGAATGATCCCGACCTATAA
- the trpB gene encoding tryptophan synthase subunit beta — protein MIPTYNAPNENGRFGPYGGAFVPEILIPELQAVQAAFEQSWTDPEFQNQYLHLLKTYVGRPTALTLAERLSDELGTGRIFLKREDLCHTGAHKINNTIGQILLARRMGKTRIIAETGAGQHGVATATVAARFGLQCVVYMGAEDMKRQALNVARMQLLGAEVRSATSGSQTLKDATNEAIRDWVSNPSDTFYIIGSVVGPHPYPMMVRTFHNVIGEEVQRQLMEMTGRNTPDVLVACVGGGSNAIGMFYPFIDHPEVQMFGVEAAGEGLNGKHAATLSRGTVGVLHGAMSYLLQDEDGQISLAHSISAGLDYPGVGPEHSWLMDLGRVTYLTETDEAALRGVTLLSKTEGIIPALETAHAIAALEKIVPEIAPESIIVVNCSGRGDKDMQTIMDHL, from the coding sequence ATGATCCCGACCTATAACGCACCAAATGAGAACGGACGCTTCGGTCCATACGGAGGAGCATTTGTTCCTGAGATCTTGATTCCCGAGTTACAAGCCGTCCAAGCGGCCTTTGAGCAATCTTGGACTGATCCAGAATTTCAGAATCAGTATCTGCACCTGCTTAAAACTTATGTTGGACGCCCCACTGCCCTAACCCTCGCCGAACGGCTGAGTGACGAGCTCGGCACAGGACGAATCTTCCTGAAACGTGAAGATCTATGTCATACCGGGGCCCATAAGATTAATAATACCATTGGGCAGATCTTGCTCGCCCGCAGAATGGGAAAAACACGAATCATCGCGGAGACAGGTGCAGGGCAGCACGGTGTCGCTACTGCTACGGTTGCCGCCCGGTTTGGACTCCAATGCGTCGTCTATATGGGAGCCGAAGATATGAAGCGCCAGGCCCTGAACGTAGCTCGCATGCAACTGTTGGGAGCGGAAGTCCGCTCGGCAACGAGCGGGAGTCAAACCCTCAAGGATGCCACGAATGAAGCGATCCGTGACTGGGTTTCGAACCCGTCAGACACCTTCTATATCATCGGATCGGTCGTTGGACCACATCCATATCCAATGATGGTACGAACATTTCATAATGTCATCGGGGAAGAGGTTCAACGTCAACTAATGGAAATGACTGGTAGAAATACCCCCGACGTGTTGGTGGCCTGCGTTGGAGGAGGTTCAAATGCTATTGGGATGTTTTACCCATTCATCGACCATCCTGAAGTGCAGATGTTTGGCGTCGAAGCGGCAGGAGAAGGGCTTAACGGAAAACATGCCGCTACACTTTCACGAGGAACTGTCGGAGTGCTTCATGGAGCGATGAGTTATCTCTTGCAGGATGAGGACGGACAGATCTCGCTCGCACATTCGATTTCTGCAGGGCTAGATTACCCAGGTGTCGGACCAGAGCATTCGTGGCTGATGGACCTTGGTCGAGTGACTTACCTTACCGAGACAGATGAGGCTGCCCTGAGAGGTGTTACCCTCTTATCAAAAACAGAAGGAATCATTCCAGCCCTCGAAACGGCACATGCCATCGCAGCACTTGAAAAAATTGTGCCCGAGATTGCACCCGAGTCAATTATTGTGGTAAACTGTTCCGGGCGTGGAGACAAGGACATGCAAACCATCATGGATCATTTATGA
- a CDS encoding tryptophan synthase subunit alpha codes for MSSRLPSTLYSLKLKGEKAMGIFLTSGFPDPSATSLLLDAVDQGGADFIELGMPHSDPLAEGLPIQHSSTCALQAGVTMQKTLEAVTAFRKHSDTPLLLMGYINPILRFGMEEFCKQAASAGADGLIIPDLPPQESSPLREEAQKNDLSMVFLVAPNTPTERMEEIDRMSDGFVYCVSITGLTGTGITGRMDMITTYLKHARQIITKNPLLVGFGIQTQEDAHRLSKYTDGFIVGSAVVKEIEHLWARPNLSLTERGRLLARFVRSLK; via the coding sequence ATGAGTTCCCGGTTGCCTTCCACACTGTACTCGCTCAAATTGAAGGGTGAGAAAGCCATGGGAATCTTTCTGACAAGTGGATTTCCCGATCCCTCGGCGACCAGCCTGCTCTTGGATGCGGTTGATCAGGGGGGGGCTGACTTCATCGAATTGGGGATGCCTCACAGTGATCCTCTTGCAGAAGGCTTGCCGATCCAGCATTCCAGTACCTGTGCATTGCAGGCTGGCGTCACCATGCAGAAGACACTAGAAGCTGTTACCGCCTTCAGGAAACACAGTGATACACCGCTCTTGCTGATGGGCTACATTAACCCAATTCTCCGTTTTGGTATGGAAGAGTTTTGTAAGCAGGCTGCTAGTGCAGGTGCAGATGGATTAATCATTCCTGATCTGCCCCCTCAGGAGTCATCCCCGCTCCGAGAAGAGGCACAAAAAAATGACTTGAGCATGGTGTTCCTGGTTGCACCGAACACTCCAACCGAGCGCATGGAGGAGATTGATCGCATGTCCGATGGATTTGTCTACTGCGTATCAATTACTGGACTAACCGGAACAGGGATTACCGGGCGGATGGATATGATCACTACCTATCTCAAACATGCGCGGCAGATTATTACCAAGAATCCGCTTCTTGTAGGTTTTGGGATTCAGACACAAGAAGATGCACACCGGTTGTCAAAATATACGGATGGATTTATCGTCGGGTCTGCCGTGGTCAAAGAGATTGAACATCTTTGGGCACGCCCCAACCTCTCGTTAACGGAACGAGGTCGGCTTCTGGCACGGTTTGTGCGCTCACTCAAATAA
- a CDS encoding DUF4837 family protein gives MRYTILIFAVLLSSTGCGEGGFLGSDFRPDATGLEGQITVVIDSSLWNGSVGEALLNHVGGAIETLPAVEPEFDLEPVRLSSQDALNMAQDRKNVLFVGLISDSTAEKSVPENEYLSTLFSNDSLRQMIMAGSPALVARPNHWRRNQLVYYLAAASPSDLIASIEQHSGQLRYHFNEIARQRLHRDMFDIGRQHDLEQRLMNRHQFAVHGQHDYFIAIDTTQFVWLRRSLTDTWRSMFVYYEENGDPSKLNEAWIVEARDALTQRYIGGTAGGWIEVDRRRPMTTAQINFKRRYAIEFRGLWHMVGEENGRKFPFGMGGPFVTYAFYDEPSGRLYLIDGMVFAPNFSKREFMRQMEVIAYTFRTLEEEESEST, from the coding sequence ATGCGATATACCATCCTCATATTCGCTGTGCTGCTGTCTTCCACAGGCTGTGGTGAAGGAGGATTTCTTGGAAGTGATTTCCGGCCTGATGCCACTGGCCTTGAAGGTCAGATTACTGTTGTGATTGATTCCTCTCTGTGGAATGGATCAGTTGGAGAAGCACTCCTGAATCATGTGGGCGGTGCAATTGAAACACTTCCAGCCGTGGAACCAGAATTTGACTTGGAACCGGTCAGGCTATCTTCTCAGGATGCCTTGAATATGGCCCAAGACCGGAAGAACGTGCTTTTTGTGGGTCTGATTTCTGACTCAACTGCCGAAAAGAGTGTTCCAGAAAATGAATATCTGAGCACCCTGTTCAGTAATGATTCCCTGCGACAGATGATTATGGCCGGATCCCCGGCCCTGGTTGCCAGGCCAAACCACTGGCGTAGAAACCAACTGGTCTATTATCTGGCAGCAGCTTCCCCCAGTGACCTGATTGCATCCATTGAACAACATTCAGGTCAGCTCAGATATCACTTTAATGAGATAGCAAGACAGCGTCTGCATCGTGATATGTTCGATATCGGTCGACAGCATGATTTAGAACAAAGACTGATGAATCGGCATCAATTTGCTGTCCATGGACAACATGATTATTTCATCGCCATTGATACCACACAGTTCGTATGGCTTCGCCGCTCACTCACCGATACATGGAGAAGCATGTTCGTGTACTATGAGGAAAATGGGGATCCCTCGAAGTTGAATGAAGCCTGGATTGTTGAAGCCCGAGACGCACTGACCCAGCGCTATATTGGTGGGACGGCAGGGGGATGGATTGAGGTTGATCGTCGTCGTCCAATGACCACAGCACAGATCAACTTCAAAAGACGTTACGCGATTGAGTTTCGAGGACTTTGGCATATGGTCGGGGAAGAGAATGGTCGTAAATTCCCCTTCGGAATGGGCGGCCCCTTCGTGACCTATGCCTTCTATGATGAGCCCAGCGGGAGACTTTATCTAATTGATGGAATGGTGTTCGCACCCAATTTTTCCAAGCGTGAATTCATGCGGCAAATGGAAGTCATTGCTTACACATTCCGTACCCTTGAAGAGGAGGAAAGTGAGAGTACATAG
- a CDS encoding DUF4296 domain-containing protein has translation MEWCSHPIFPSVNSCGKWKSLLTHSVPLKRRKVRVHSRCLAVMLALCATACSPTPEELGVTQGDSLMIEIMVDIHLINARAELGYGVDELSLDTIITLHGLSRKEYDDQIAFYTEHPDTYLAVLNKVMERIGQDARLISGY, from the coding sequence ATGGAATGGTGTTCGCACCCAATTTTTCCAAGCGTGAATTCATGCGGCAAATGGAAGTCATTGCTTACACATTCCGTACCCTTGAAGAGGAGGAAAGTGAGAGTACATAGCCGATGCCTTGCAGTAATGCTCGCTCTGTGTGCCACAGCTTGTTCTCCGACACCTGAAGAGCTTGGAGTGACGCAGGGCGACAGCCTGATGATTGAGATTATGGTGGATATACATCTGATCAATGCACGTGCTGAATTGGGATATGGAGTAGATGAACTGTCACTGGATACGATCATTACCCTACACGGTCTTTCCCGAAAAGAGTATGATGACCAGATTGCGTTCTATACCGAACATCCAGATACATATTTAGCGGTCTTGAACAAGGTGATGGAGCGTATCGGGCAGGATGCTAGGCTGATCTCTGGTTATTAG
- a CDS encoding glycosyltransferase family 2 protein: protein METPHVAVIIVSYNGLPIVQQCLPTVAQTKWENLQIVFVDNHSSDDSVGWVREHFPNIQILSNPDNWLFSRANNEAIRQTECDYVALLNNDVAVSDDWLEPLVKRAESSSRIAVLQPKILQFHRRSHFEYAGASGGFLDQLGYPLARGRIFEHTEEDVGQYDTSIGIDWASGAAMLLRRSALDDVGLLDEFFELHMEEIDLCWRLRRAGYKIEVVPESKVFHIGGATLSRTSHRKLYYNIRNNILMLYKNLPPVQFRAVFFQRVILDYSIGLAWLLTGKWRQSLAVLRGYLDAHKMKHHYSPPINAAALPSYRGRILLDYLLLRHRHFSDLPIKRLKNTPSSGNIQ, encoded by the coding sequence ATGGAGACCCCACATGTAGCCGTCATCATCGTCTCGTATAATGGGCTCCCAATTGTACAGCAATGCCTTCCAACAGTCGCACAGACAAAGTGGGAAAACCTGCAGATTGTATTTGTAGATAATCACTCTTCCGACGATTCTGTCGGCTGGGTAAGAGAGCACTTTCCTAACATTCAAATTCTTTCCAACCCGGACAACTGGCTGTTCAGCCGTGCAAATAATGAGGCGATCCGCCAAACTGAGTGCGATTATGTTGCCCTCTTGAACAATGATGTTGCCGTTTCTGATGATTGGCTAGAGCCCTTGGTAAAGCGTGCAGAAAGCTCTTCCCGCATTGCAGTGCTTCAGCCAAAAATTTTACAGTTCCACCGAAGGAGTCATTTTGAGTATGCAGGAGCCAGTGGAGGATTTCTTGACCAGCTTGGATACCCACTAGCACGTGGTCGTATTTTTGAGCATACTGAAGAAGATGTGGGGCAATATGATACGTCGATAGGGATTGACTGGGCAAGTGGTGCCGCCATGCTGCTGCGACGCAGTGCACTGGATGACGTGGGACTCCTTGATGAGTTTTTTGAACTCCACATGGAAGAAATAGACCTCTGTTGGCGGCTTCGCCGAGCAGGGTACAAAATTGAAGTGGTCCCCGAAAGCAAAGTATTCCACATAGGTGGTGCCACATTATCAAGAACCAGCCACCGCAAACTCTATTACAATATTCGTAACAACATCCTCATGCTGTACAAAAACCTTCCCCCTGTACAATTTAGGGCAGTGTTTTTTCAGAGAGTTATTCTGGACTATTCAATTGGACTTGCTTGGCTCCTGACAGGAAAGTGGAGACAATCTCTGGCAGTCCTCCGAGGGTATCTTGATGCACACAAAATGAAGCATCATTATTCCCCACCAATCAATGCAGCCGCACTTCCCTCTTACCGAGGACGAATTCTTCTGGATTACCTACTCCTGAGGCACCGCCACTTCTCCGATCTGCCTATCAAAAGATTAAAAAACACTCCCTCCAGCGGTAATATTCAATGA